From Candidatus Nucleicultrix amoebiphila FS5, a single genomic window includes:
- a CDS encoding toxin-antitoxin system YwqK family antitoxin, with product MSELNELSNKDTMTEDRTISTKERIQESVKAKREARTALKLPKKADKNPREGIFEKKEKDGSLKKRVPYKAGKIEGIVEEYKKGGIKKRSTYKAGKRQGPTLAYDTLGNVCSKLLFNEGVIEGECEFYTKGALTLKVFYKNGKPNGKALSYDMAGNLKAEIPYLNGKVHGTFIAYGKLGHVIRSTEYVNAKKHGVTKAYYPWGGLLKVQMFQDNKLEGQSVTYYKDGKTLKEVAHYKNGKLLEPPRSFMPNGDEIIK from the coding sequence ATGTCTGAACTAAATGAACTATCAAATAAAGATACCATGACTGAAGATAGAACGATCTCCACAAAAGAACGGATACAAGAAAGCGTCAAAGCAAAGCGTGAAGCAAGAACAGCCCTTAAACTTCCCAAAAAGGCTGACAAAAATCCTCGTGAAGGAATATTTGAAAAGAAAGAAAAAGACGGCTCTCTGAAAAAGCGTGTGCCTTATAAGGCCGGTAAAATAGAAGGTATTGTTGAAGAATATAAAAAGGGGGGAATCAAAAAACGGAGCACTTATAAAGCTGGAAAACGGCAGGGTCCAACATTGGCCTATGACACACTGGGAAATGTCTGCAGCAAGCTTTTGTTTAATGAAGGCGTTATTGAAGGTGAATGCGAATTTTATACGAAAGGGGCGCTTACTTTAAAAGTTTTTTATAAAAACGGTAAGCCTAATGGTAAGGCACTTTCATATGATATGGCAGGTAATTTAAAGGCAGAAATTCCTTATTTGAATGGCAAAGTCCATGGGACATTTATTGCTTATGGGAAGCTGGGACATGTTATCCGTTCAACTGAATACGTGAATGCTAAAAAGCACGGTGTAACAAAAGCTTATTATCCTTGGGGAGGCTTGCTTAAGGTTCAGATGTTTCAGGATAACAAGCTTGAAGGTCAATCAGTAACTTATTATAAGGATGGAAAAACTTTAAAAGAAGTCGCCCATTATAAAAACGGAAAATTGCTTGAACCTCCACGTTCATTTATGCCTAACGGAGATGAGATTATAAAATAA